The Hymenobacter sp. GOD-10R genome includes a window with the following:
- a CDS encoding (2Fe-2S)-binding protein: MSTKILTEPVGSVAVGLPPMQRVTLTINGAEKQLEVAPWTSLLDLLREYLDLTGTKKGCDHGQCGACTVLVDGKRINSCLTLAVMKDGCEITTIEGLSKGDQLHPVQEAFIEHDAFQCGYCTPGQICSAVGLINEGHAKTTDDIRELMSGNICRCGAYPGIVAAVEQALKVSQPNQ, encoded by the coding sequence ATGAGCACTAAAATTTTAACTGAACCAGTCGGCAGCGTGGCCGTAGGGTTGCCGCCTATGCAGCGCGTAACGCTCACCATTAATGGCGCCGAAAAACAGCTCGAAGTAGCCCCGTGGACCTCCTTGCTCGATCTTCTGCGCGAGTACCTCGATCTAACGGGCACCAAGAAGGGCTGCGACCATGGCCAGTGTGGCGCCTGTACGGTGCTGGTTGATGGCAAACGCATCAACTCCTGCCTCACCCTAGCCGTGATGAAAGATGGTTGCGAAATCACGACCATCGAAGGCTTGAGCAAAGGGGACCAGCTGCACCCCGTTCAAGAAGCATTTATTGAGCATGATGCTTTCCAGTGCGGCTACTGCACACCAGGCCAAATCTGCTCGGCCGTAGGCCTGATTAACGAAGGCCACGCGAAAACCACTGATGACATTCGGGAGCTAATGAGTGGCAATATCTGCCGCTGCGGTGCTTACCCCGGTATTGTGGCCGCCGTAGAGCAGGCCTTGAAAGTAAGTCAGCCTAACCAATAA
- a CDS encoding acyltransferase, whose translation MLNDKNSAAFSDTKPHYTILDGLRGVAAITVVCFHLFEAYATSHIDQKINHGYLAVDFFFILSGFVVGYAYDDRWKTMSITDFIKRRFIRLHPMVVLGAIIGAIMFYFQGCATWDVSKISAPRLFVATLINACLIPATPSHEIRGVGEMFPLNGPTWSLFFEYVGTILYAFFIRKLPTKALSALVLVAGCGLAAFAIWGPYGDICVGFALTEENIVGGSLRLLFSFSAGLLLSRVFKPTYVKGTFWLGSLAIVIVAAIPRIGGSENLWMNGLYDTACFAIIFPLLVYFGASGRTTDNTTTRLCKFLGDISYPLYMVHYPFIYLYYAWVKNNNLTFTQSLPGTISLVVGCIVLAYLCLKLYDEPIRNLLANRLLRKNPH comes from the coding sequence ATGCTAAACGACAAAAATTCTGCTGCATTTTCGGACACAAAACCACATTATACTATACTCGACGGATTACGTGGAGTAGCGGCAATAACAGTTGTATGTTTTCACTTATTCGAAGCCTATGCAACCAGCCATATAGATCAAAAAATCAATCACGGGTATTTGGCCGTCGATTTTTTCTTTATTCTATCCGGTTTTGTTGTTGGCTATGCTTATGACGACCGATGGAAAACGATGAGCATAACAGACTTCATCAAACGTAGGTTTATACGTCTGCATCCTATGGTAGTACTTGGGGCTATTATTGGAGCCATCATGTTCTACTTTCAAGGTTGCGCTACTTGGGACGTTTCAAAAATATCTGCTCCTAGGTTATTTGTAGCTACGCTGATAAATGCTTGCTTAATTCCGGCTACCCCGAGTCATGAGATTCGGGGAGTCGGTGAAATGTTTCCGTTGAACGGTCCAACTTGGTCGTTGTTTTTTGAATATGTTGGCACTATCCTCTACGCGTTCTTCATCCGTAAGCTTCCGACTAAAGCACTTTCTGCACTAGTTCTAGTTGCAGGTTGCGGCTTGGCAGCATTTGCCATTTGGGGGCCATACGGCGATATATGCGTCGGATTTGCTTTAACAGAAGAGAATATAGTCGGTGGTTCTTTGCGTCTATTATTCTCGTTCTCGGCAGGATTGCTCTTATCTCGCGTATTTAAACCTACCTATGTAAAAGGGACTTTTTGGTTGGGTAGCTTAGCTATTGTTATTGTAGCAGCAATACCGAGAATTGGCGGCAGCGAAAACTTATGGATGAACGGCTTATATGACACAGCCTGCTTCGCTATTATTTTTCCTTTGCTCGTTTATTTCGGAGCTTCAGGCAGGACAACTGATAATACAACGACCCGATTATGCAAATTCCTAGGAGATATTTCTTACCCTTTATATATGGTACATTACCCATTCATTTATCTGTATTATGCTTGGGTTAAAAACAATAATCTTACATTCACACAATCTTTACCTGGTACCATATCGCTTGTTGTTGGGTGTATCGTGTTAGCTTATTTATGCTTGAAGCTATATGATGAGCCTATACGTAATCTTTTAGCGAATCGGCTTTTACGAAAAAACCCGCATTAA
- a CDS encoding helix-turn-helix domain-containing protein, whose amino-acid sequence MQHQEVEPPEELRDTIKDFWHISRDFGERPTSFEVTPDGYAEIIFYFGSPCSMSTTDGLQLLPSPFLVGLLNQPVLFYAQNRLEIIGIKCFPWAVFELLDLPSSKGGVRIFEHPIAQLQATLATCIQVGNIAEALTQVMQYFRQARSQMVTDRLLGKAGGAMRAANGTLPVSQVATAAHATVRTLERKFKQAAGYTVKDVSGLMRFEQARNHLWLDPTANLASLAQELGYTDQSHLGREFKRYNGTTPAAFARKARRWQQTVSTDFVAFILS is encoded by the coding sequence ATGCAGCACCAAGAAGTTGAACCTCCGGAAGAGCTTCGGGATACTATCAAGGATTTTTGGCATATCAGCAGAGACTTTGGCGAACGGCCAACGAGTTTTGAAGTGACGCCGGATGGCTACGCGGAAATTATATTCTATTTTGGTAGCCCCTGTAGCATGTCGACGACGGACGGCTTGCAGCTTCTGCCTTCTCCGTTTCTGGTGGGGCTGCTCAACCAACCCGTTCTGTTTTACGCGCAAAACCGGTTGGAAATCATTGGTATCAAGTGCTTTCCCTGGGCCGTATTCGAGTTGCTCGACCTGCCTTCCAGTAAAGGCGGCGTACGCATCTTTGAGCATCCTATCGCCCAGTTACAAGCCACCTTGGCAACGTGTATTCAGGTGGGTAACATAGCCGAGGCACTCACGCAGGTGATGCAGTATTTCAGACAGGCCCGGTCGCAGATGGTTACCGACCGGTTGCTCGGCAAAGCGGGCGGAGCTATGCGGGCGGCGAACGGCACTCTGCCAGTTAGCCAGGTGGCAACGGCAGCGCATGCCACGGTTCGAACGCTGGAGCGAAAGTTTAAGCAAGCGGCCGGCTACACGGTAAAAGATGTGTCGGGGCTAATGCGCTTTGAGCAGGCGCGCAACCACCTCTGGCTGGACCCAACGGCCAACTTAGCCAGCTTAGCGCAGGAGCTAGGTTATACTGATCAATCGCACCTAGGCCGGGAATTCAAACGCTACAATGGCACGACGCCTGCGGCCTTCGCCCGCAAAGCAAGACGCTGGCAACAGACCGTAAGCACCGATTTTGTCGCGTTTATTCTATCCTAG
- a CDS encoding FAD-dependent monooxygenase encodes MKSATGKKVLVSGASIAGLSTAYWLNKLGYYVTVVELANEPRLGGAAINVQGEALASAKRMGIFEQLKASRLQLERLEFKNADDVTEGSMVLQDEEALLSNDIEDIEIERDKLVPILVDALRNEVDFLFHDRITALRETADAIQVTFDHEAPNDFHLVFGCDGAHSGVRKLWFDNEPEYVRFLEHYFSLTIVNTSLIEENTAQLYNVPGKGIMLNAYNGKSDIIFWFFSEKEISYDYRDAEQHRKMIVEQFAGQGWRTAELLEEVKQAKISYFDKFCQVRMPSWTKGRVALVGDAGYCASPAAGVGASLAMTGAAAVAEALEKHDGNFGLAFQTYNQKLRPFIEEVQANALTMLSDYFVPKTEEAIHARNTQGIPF; translated from the coding sequence ATGAAATCGGCAACTGGAAAGAAAGTACTCGTTTCGGGCGCAAGCATCGCCGGACTCTCAACCGCTTATTGGCTGAATAAGCTAGGGTACTACGTCACGGTGGTGGAGCTGGCAAACGAACCTAGGCTAGGTGGTGCGGCAATCAATGTGCAGGGAGAGGCATTAGCTAGCGCCAAGCGAATGGGCATATTTGAGCAGTTGAAAGCCAGTAGATTGCAGCTGGAACGGTTGGAGTTTAAAAACGCCGATGATGTAACGGAGGGCTCTATGGTGCTTCAAGATGAGGAGGCACTTCTATCGAATGACATCGAAGACATCGAAATTGAGCGCGACAAGCTAGTGCCTATTCTGGTAGATGCTCTGCGGAATGAGGTTGACTTTCTATTTCATGACCGCATCACCGCCTTGCGCGAAACAGCAGACGCTATCCAAGTGACGTTTGACCACGAGGCCCCAAACGACTTTCACTTGGTGTTCGGCTGTGATGGTGCTCATTCGGGGGTACGAAAACTATGGTTTGATAACGAACCGGAATACGTCCGTTTTCTGGAACATTATTTTTCGCTTACTATCGTAAATACCTCGCTGATAGAAGAAAATACTGCCCAACTGTACAATGTGCCAGGCAAGGGTATCATGCTGAATGCATACAATGGCAAGTCGGACATCATTTTTTGGTTCTTCTCCGAAAAGGAGATTTCGTACGACTACCGGGATGCTGAGCAGCACCGAAAAATGATTGTGGAACAGTTTGCCGGACAAGGCTGGCGAACTGCCGAATTACTGGAAGAAGTGAAGCAGGCAAAAATTTCTTACTTCGATAAGTTCTGTCAAGTAAGGATGCCATCGTGGACCAAAGGCCGTGTGGCGCTGGTGGGCGATGCCGGCTATTGCGCCTCGCCTGCGGCGGGAGTAGGGGCTTCACTAGCCATGACCGGGGCCGCGGCCGTAGCAGAAGCGTTGGAAAAGCACGACGGTAATTTTGGCCTAGCTTTTCAAACGTACAACCAAAAGCTGCGGCCATTTATTGAGGAAGTGCAAGCCAATGCCCTCACCATGTTAAGCGACTACTTTGTGCCCAAAACCGAAGAGGCTATTCACGCCAGAAACACGCAAGGCATACCCTTTTAG
- a CDS encoding VOC family protein codes for MEEQKNVIPNTSAPSNATPKVTGIGGIFFFSDNPKETREWYAQNLGFDITEWGSSFESRSANNPDEVTHLQWSPFQTGSDYFAPSKKEFMINYRVQNIEGLVHKLKENGVTILDDIASSDYGKFVHIMDTDGNKIELWEP; via the coding sequence ATGGAAGAGCAAAAAAATGTAATACCCAACACTTCTGCACCAAGCAATGCAACCCCTAAGGTCACTGGCATTGGTGGGATTTTCTTTTTTTCAGACAATCCGAAGGAGACGAGAGAGTGGTACGCTCAAAACCTAGGGTTCGACATTACGGAGTGGGGTTCGAGTTTTGAGTCTAGAAGTGCGAACAATCCTGACGAAGTAACTCATCTGCAATGGAGCCCTTTCCAAACAGGAAGTGACTATTTCGCGCCTTCAAAAAAGGAGTTCATGATTAACTACCGGGTTCAGAATATTGAAGGGCTTGTGCACAAACTCAAAGAAAACGGGGTAACCATACTGGACGACATTGCTAGCTCCGACTATGGCAAATTCGTGCACATCATGGATACCGACGGCAACAAGATTGAACTCTGGGAACCTTGA
- a CDS encoding alpha/beta hydrolase: protein MPTITVKDGTEIYYKDWGTGQPLVFHHGWPLSSDDWDAQLMFFLNKGYRVIAADRRGHGRSAQAATGHDMDTYVADIVELGDYLDLHDAVHIGHSTGGGVAIRYAARAAKGRVAKVVLISAVTPLMLQTPDNPDGVPMSVFDEIREGTATNRPQYFQDFTLPFYGYNRPGAQVKQGIRDNWWRQGMSGGINAHYFGIKAFSETDFTDDLKSVDVPVLVLHGEDDQIVPFPISGAKSIKLLQHGKLISYPGFPHGMPATEAATINADLLAFIQG, encoded by the coding sequence ATGCCTACCATCACTGTAAAAGACGGCACCGAAATTTATTATAAGGATTGGGGCACCGGCCAGCCGCTGGTATTCCACCACGGGTGGCCGCTATCGAGCGACGACTGGGACGCCCAGCTGATGTTTTTCCTCAATAAGGGATACCGGGTTATCGCGGCCGACCGGCGCGGACATGGCCGCTCGGCGCAAGCCGCGACTGGCCACGATATGGACACCTACGTGGCCGATATCGTGGAGCTAGGTGACTACCTCGACCTGCACGATGCCGTCCACATTGGTCACTCGACGGGAGGTGGCGTTGCCATTCGCTACGCTGCCCGCGCCGCTAAGGGTCGCGTGGCGAAGGTTGTGCTCATCAGCGCTGTAACGCCCCTCATGCTGCAAACTCCCGACAACCCCGATGGGGTACCAATGTCAGTGTTTGATGAAATTCGCGAAGGCACGGCCACCAATCGGCCACAATACTTCCAGGATTTTACCCTGCCCTTCTACGGCTACAACCGCCCAGGTGCCCAAGTGAAGCAGGGCATCCGTGACAATTGGTGGCGGCAGGGTATGAGCGGTGGGATCAACGCGCACTACTTCGGCATCAAGGCTTTCTCGGAAACTGATTTCACCGACGATCTGAAAAGCGTGGATGTCCCTGTGTTGGTGCTGCACGGCGAAGACGACCAAATCGTGCCTTTCCCTATCAGCGGTGCCAAGTCTATCAAGCTGCTGCAACACGGCAAGCTGATTTCCTACCCTGGTTTTCCTCACGGTATGCCCGCCACCGAGGCCGCTACCATCAATGCGGATTTGCTAGCCTTCATCCAAGGATAG
- a CDS encoding Crp/Fnr family transcriptional regulator: protein MHHPLRQHIERITPLSDEEFDYVLAHFTRKKVRKHQFLIEEGEPVPYEFFVVAGCLKAFNIDREGKEHIIQFALEDWWISDYQAFFNKVPATMLLSSLEEGEVLTISLADRNKLCAEMHKIEHFFRLKITAGFIAMQQRILASMNLSVQERYEKLLALYPNLSQRVPKQAIAAYLGVTRETLSRLRRS, encoded by the coding sequence ATGCACCATCCTCTCCGTCAACATATTGAAAGAATCACACCGCTTTCGGATGAAGAGTTCGACTATGTACTAGCGCACTTTACCCGTAAGAAGGTACGCAAACATCAGTTTCTGATCGAGGAAGGAGAGCCGGTTCCGTATGAGTTTTTTGTTGTGGCGGGCTGCTTGAAAGCCTTCAACATCGACCGAGAAGGGAAAGAGCATATCATCCAGTTTGCGCTAGAGGACTGGTGGATAAGCGACTATCAGGCGTTCTTCAACAAGGTGCCGGCCACGATGCTCCTCAGCAGCTTGGAAGAGGGAGAGGTACTAACCATCTCGTTGGCTGACCGGAACAAGCTATGCGCGGAAATGCACAAAATAGAGCACTTCTTTCGCTTGAAAATCACGGCGGGTTTCATTGCCATGCAGCAGCGTATTCTGGCCAGCATGAACCTAAGCGTACAGGAACGGTATGAAAAGCTGCTTGCTCTTTATCCCAACCTTTCCCAACGCGTACCTAAACAGGCTATAGCGGCCTATCTGGGCGTGACGCGAGAAACACTCAGTCGCCTTCGGCGCTCCTAA
- a CDS encoding putative quinol monooxygenase, translated as MEENKVFFMVKWQIQPGQEEVVRQALTQLVAHSRLEPGCLYYQPHVSTAQSDLVYIYEVYASAAAALAHRETEHFQRIVLGTIVPLLLSREVVDVTPIAEVVNSRF; from the coding sequence ATGGAAGAGAATAAAGTGTTTTTCATGGTTAAGTGGCAGATTCAGCCGGGTCAAGAGGAAGTAGTTCGTCAAGCCCTCACGCAACTGGTCGCGCATAGCCGCTTAGAACCGGGGTGCCTTTACTATCAGCCTCACGTAAGTACCGCGCAGTCGGACTTGGTCTATATCTACGAAGTATACGCTAGCGCCGCAGCCGCCCTAGCCCATCGGGAAACAGAGCATTTCCAGCGAATTGTGTTGGGAACAATCGTCCCGTTGCTGCTCTCCCGGGAAGTGGTCGACGTCACTCCTATTGCCGAAGTGGTAAACTCCCGTTTCTAG
- a CDS encoding type 1 glutamine amidotransferase domain-containing protein — translation MKYVLFIVTSAAEIGPNHRKTGYFFAEVAHPYHEFIAQGYTVDFATLQGGTPPYDSYDANDPLMKEFYEGKGFARLNNSRKLSEVDASAYDAVFIPGGLGPMVDIAQDPLVKKTVAEVYERGQVLGAVCHGPVALLDAKLSNGKYLVDGKQISAFTEEEERNYAIADVPFILEKALRDQGARFAEVEPWQAFSVVDGLLVTGQNPASAAAVALDMIKLLETKPVTTSASN, via the coding sequence ATGAAATACGTTCTTTTTATCGTCACCAGCGCGGCCGAAATTGGCCCCAATCATCGTAAAACTGGCTATTTCTTCGCAGAGGTAGCACACCCCTACCACGAATTCATTGCGCAAGGCTACACCGTGGATTTTGCGACGCTTCAAGGCGGAACGCCTCCCTATGATTCCTACGACGCGAATGATCCGCTCATGAAGGAGTTCTACGAAGGCAAAGGCTTTGCACGTCTCAACAACAGCCGCAAGTTGAGCGAGGTAGACGCGAGTGCCTACGATGCGGTCTTCATTCCGGGTGGGCTAGGTCCGATGGTAGACATTGCTCAGGACCCGTTGGTAAAAAAGACCGTGGCAGAGGTGTATGAGCGTGGCCAAGTTCTCGGGGCCGTTTGCCACGGGCCAGTCGCACTACTCGATGCTAAACTCTCCAACGGAAAATACCTGGTCGACGGCAAGCAGATTTCGGCCTTCACAGAAGAGGAAGAAAGAAACTACGCCATTGCAGATGTGCCGTTCATCCTGGAAAAAGCCCTCCGAGACCAAGGCGCGCGCTTTGCCGAAGTAGAACCCTGGCAAGCCTTCAGCGTGGTAGATGGCCTATTGGTAACGGGCCAAAATCCTGCTTCTGCGGCTGCCGTAGCCCTGGATATGATCAAACTGTTGGAAACGAAGCCTGTGACGACTTCAGCTAGCAACTAG
- a CDS encoding AraC family transcriptional regulator, whose amino-acid sequence MKTAISLMPSYPLSPLARAGVLVRSLSLPAPEAEHSHRAPHRDAHYLLVLLQAGELRLTLDFEDLALAGPTLLLISPGQVHRLREAITPQGWGVSFEPSLVDEQARDLLEQRLRQPLPLTGHFTFEGRANTLLALLADCQTEVAANAHSGPMLHALLAALLHLVAGLLAPPATSAEVSITRGEALLDGFRQLLRQHFTTWKQPAQYAAALAVTPSHLNDTVKALSGSSVSTHLQQRTILEAKRLLYYSDQSVKHIGYTLGYDEPVYFGKLFKKVTGLTPQQFRRTIRE is encoded by the coding sequence GTGAAAACCGCTATTTCCCTCATGCCGAGCTACCCACTCTCCCCACTAGCGAGAGCCGGCGTGCTGGTACGTTCCTTATCCTTACCCGCTCCGGAAGCCGAGCATTCGCACCGAGCCCCACACCGTGACGCGCACTACCTGTTGGTGTTACTGCAGGCGGGAGAGCTGCGGCTGACGCTGGATTTTGAGGACCTAGCTCTGGCTGGGCCGACGTTGCTGCTCATCAGCCCCGGTCAGGTGCACCGGCTACGCGAGGCGATAACGCCTCAGGGCTGGGGTGTCAGCTTTGAGCCTAGCTTAGTAGACGAACAGGCCCGCGACTTGCTGGAGCAACGCTTGCGGCAACCGCTACCGCTAACCGGGCACTTCACGTTTGAGGGGCGGGCCAATACCTTGCTAGCATTGCTAGCCGACTGCCAGACGGAGGTAGCGGCTAACGCCCACAGCGGGCCAATGCTACACGCATTATTGGCGGCGCTGCTCCACTTGGTGGCCGGACTACTGGCCCCGCCGGCCACCAGCGCTGAGGTGAGCATTACCCGGGGTGAAGCCTTGCTCGATGGTTTCCGGCAATTGTTACGCCAGCACTTTACAACTTGGAAGCAGCCTGCCCAGTATGCCGCAGCTCTGGCTGTAACTCCGTCGCACCTGAACGATACGGTTAAGGCATTGAGTGGCTCCTCGGTGAGTACGCACCTGCAACAGCGTACCATTCTCGAAGCGAAGCGGTTGCTCTATTACTCCGACCAAAGCGTCAAGCATATTGGCTACACCCTAGGTTACGACGAGCCCGTGTACTTTGGCAAGCTCTTCAAGAAAGTTACTGGGCTGACACCCCAACAATTTCGGCGTACTATCCGCGAATAG
- a CDS encoding inositol monophosphatase family protein has product MLLASDTAAIHAAIRAAGDLFLPNFRRLPVPQTMPDLQARLADIEARCLAALQGALAEAFPNTPWLAADEFALSADATALPAEYWLCDAMDGAIQYVQQLPGWTINLVLMRQAEPIFAAIYDPLAQELFWAQAGAGAFVNEAPLHPSTKREPGGMVAVFEHTHGLDQDMMLRQRVSQGLENLLGNYGVVRNYGPHGLQLAYIGAGRLDVFLQVGRDLENWLPGLLIAREAGAEVLTAAGQPWHWAADSLLVTAPGLGSAFVSYGYDSQ; this is encoded by the coding sequence ATGCTACTTGCTTCTGACACGGCAGCTATTCACGCTGCCATTCGCGCCGCGGGCGACTTGTTTCTGCCGAATTTTCGCCGCTTACCCGTGCCCCAGACGATGCCTGACTTACAGGCACGTCTTGCCGATATCGAAGCCCGTTGCTTGGCCGCTCTGCAAGGCGCGCTGGCGGAGGCCTTCCCTAATACTCCCTGGCTGGCGGCTGACGAGTTTGCCCTCTCCGCTGACGCCACTGCACTGCCAGCCGAGTACTGGCTCTGCGATGCCATGGACGGAGCCATCCAATACGTGCAACAGCTGCCGGGCTGGACCATTAATCTCGTGCTGATGCGACAAGCAGAACCCATCTTCGCGGCCATCTACGACCCGCTGGCTCAGGAGCTATTTTGGGCCCAGGCAGGAGCTGGTGCCTTCGTGAACGAGGCTCCGCTGCACCCTAGCACCAAGCGCGAGCCAGGAGGTATGGTCGCTGTATTTGAGCATACCCACGGGCTAGACCAAGATATGATGCTGCGTCAGCGGGTAAGTCAGGGTCTAGAAAACTTGCTCGGCAACTACGGGGTGGTGCGCAACTATGGCCCACACGGCCTACAGCTAGCTTATATAGGAGCGGGCCGGCTCGATGTGTTCTTGCAAGTGGGACGCGACCTAGAAAACTGGCTTCCAGGACTGCTCATTGCGCGCGAGGCCGGCGCTGAGGTGCTGACGGCTGCCGGCCAGCCCTGGCACTGGGCGGCTGATAGTCTGCTCGTCACCGCGCCGGGCCTAGGGAGTGCCTTTGTATCATATGGCTATGATAGTCAGTAG
- a CDS encoding MBL fold metallo-hydrolase → MRRSFQHFFMTTGGLVGTVLLAAVAFLFLSPELGGKPTKDERLAFAQKGHYRDGEFQNLQPTQVMTGGSTVGVLWKFLTQTVPDAEPTGPLPWQPLDSLTITRKTPELVRVTWFGHSASLVEIAGQNLLLDPMLSIGMGPVRWATPKRYNPELAIRPEQLPPLAAVLISHDHYDHLDYQTVQKIKDKVGLFCVPLGIGAHLRAWGVVPKHIREVSWGDSVRLPGLTLISTPSRHFSGRGLGNRNSTLWTSWVVRASRTRLFYTGDGGYGTHFAEIGRQYGPFDLALVECGQYDDDWAEIHMKPEQSVQAALDVRARVMLPVHWGAFTEARHAWNESVRRATAAATAHPNLQLTTPYLGQPVVLGAPLPQKRWWEGPLQKRHE, encoded by the coding sequence ATGCGCAGATCCTTCCAGCATTTCTTTATGACCACCGGCGGGCTGGTTGGGACCGTGCTCTTGGCCGCCGTGGCCTTCCTGTTCCTGAGCCCCGAGTTGGGCGGCAAGCCCACCAAAGATGAACGCCTAGCCTTCGCTCAGAAGGGTCACTATCGAGACGGCGAATTTCAGAACTTGCAACCTACTCAGGTGATGACTGGTGGGAGCACCGTCGGCGTTCTGTGGAAGTTTCTCACGCAAACCGTGCCGGACGCGGAACCAACAGGACCCCTCCCCTGGCAACCGCTCGATTCGCTGACAATCACCCGCAAAACGCCCGAGCTGGTACGCGTGACTTGGTTTGGCCACTCGGCAAGCTTAGTGGAAATTGCCGGCCAGAACCTGTTGCTCGACCCGATGCTAAGCATTGGCATGGGCCCCGTGCGCTGGGCCACGCCGAAGCGCTACAATCCTGAGTTAGCCATCCGTCCCGAGCAACTCCCTCCCCTCGCAGCGGTGCTGATCTCGCACGACCATTATGATCACCTCGACTACCAGACCGTGCAGAAAATCAAGGATAAGGTAGGTTTGTTCTGCGTACCGCTCGGCATCGGAGCTCATCTGCGGGCCTGGGGCGTGGTCCCAAAGCACATCCGGGAAGTGAGTTGGGGCGACAGTGTACGCCTACCTGGCCTCACGTTGATCAGCACGCCCAGTCGCCACTTTTCGGGGCGCGGCCTAGGAAATCGCAACTCCACCCTGTGGACCTCCTGGGTAGTTCGAGCCTCTCGCACGCGGCTGTTCTACACCGGAGACGGTGGCTACGGCACTCATTTCGCCGAAATCGGACGCCAGTATGGCCCCTTCGACCTAGCCCTGGTTGAATGCGGACAGTACGACGATGATTGGGCCGAGATTCACATGAAGCCAGAGCAAAGCGTGCAAGCCGCGCTGGATGTACGCGCCCGTGTGATGCTGCCCGTGCACTGGGGCGCCTTCACAGAAGCTCGCCACGCTTGGAACGAGTCGGTGCGGCGTGCAACCGCGGCGGCAACCGCGCACCCTAACCTACAGCTCACTACCCCTTACCTAGGTCAGCCAGTGGTACTCGGGGCGCCGTTACCGCAAAAGCGTTGGTGGGAAGGGCCGTTACAGAAACGGCATGAGTAA
- a CDS encoding AraC family transcriptional regulator — translation MKEGFQGQRAYSLPVTLLHEAAQHPLCQGLYVTDIGFYPVARAHKRNRRAGSAQHLLLYCVQGSGWYQLNHAEKRPLRANQWVILPAHVPHKYGADEATPWTIYWLHFAGTQAAVLHAHLQEQAPEAPTTIRPTEERFQLFEAIFSQLTLTATLAGMVQASARLGHFLLSLLPSVSQLAQPSSAAGSITQSIQFMREHLTSSFTVQELAAQAGLSASHYTTLFREQVGRPPIVFFNFLKVQHACQQLTDSSLRIKEIAHQLGFADVYYFSRVFTKVMGISPRQFRQGDRA, via the coding sequence ATGAAAGAGGGATTTCAGGGGCAACGAGCCTATAGCTTACCGGTAACGCTGCTACACGAAGCCGCTCAGCACCCGCTGTGCCAGGGTCTCTACGTCACCGATATTGGATTTTACCCCGTGGCCCGTGCCCACAAGCGAAACCGACGCGCCGGTAGTGCCCAGCACCTCTTGCTCTACTGCGTGCAGGGCAGTGGTTGGTACCAGCTAAACCACGCTGAAAAACGGCCGCTCCGAGCCAACCAATGGGTCATTTTGCCCGCGCACGTGCCCCACAAGTACGGCGCCGACGAAGCCACACCCTGGACGATTTACTGGTTACACTTTGCCGGCACGCAGGCGGCCGTCTTGCACGCGCATTTGCAAGAGCAGGCGCCAGAAGCTCCCACCACCATCCGGCCGACGGAGGAACGGTTTCAGTTATTCGAAGCTATTTTTTCGCAGCTCACGCTGACCGCTACCCTAGCAGGTATGGTGCAGGCCAGCGCACGCCTAGGGCATTTTCTGCTCTCCCTGTTGCCTTCCGTCAGCCAGCTTGCGCAGCCTTCTTCTGCCGCAGGGAGCATTACGCAGTCTATCCAGTTCATGCGTGAACACCTAACGAGTAGCTTCACGGTACAGGAACTAGCTGCGCAAGCGGGCTTGTCGGCGTCGCATTATACCACACTGTTCCGGGAACAGGTGGGGAGGCCGCCCATTGTGTTTTTCAACTTTTTGAAGGTGCAACACGCCTGCCAGCAACTTACCGATAGCAGCTTGCGCATCAAGGAAATAGCTCATCAGCTAGGCTTCGCCGACGTGTATTACTTCTCCCGCGTGTTCACCAAGGTAATGGGTATCTCGCCCCGGCAGTTTCGCCAAGGCGACCGGGCGTAA